The Nodosilinea sp. FACHB-141 genome has a segment encoding these proteins:
- a CDS encoding helix-turn-helix transcriptional regulator, which yields MGKAGKALKQVLEDYSISQFALAVAMDVERNNVYRWVNEKRDPTAETVVEMVRALKTLNSEAAKAFVEHYLLNEIL from the coding sequence ATGGGAAAAGCAGGCAAAGCGCTCAAGCAGGTTTTGGAGGACTACAGCATCAGCCAGTTTGCATTGGCGGTGGCTATGGATGTGGAACGCAACAACGTCTACCGCTGGGTCAATGAGAAGCGTGACCCAACAGCTGAGACAGTGGTGGAGATGGTTAGAGCGCTAAAAACCCTCAATTCTGAAGCCGCAAAAGCCTTCGTCGAACACTACCTCCTCAACGAAATCTTGTAG
- a CDS encoding DUF4034 domain-containing protein: protein MLKIRKATSLTLLFLLSGCHILPLTITLSTTKTSISSDIPASTMPCVQAQSSEQSELLTRESIYSQAETALSSSDFEKLESYYSLYRQRTSRTPNGRWKLQLFYDGLFPADYNHEKDWTSFEAKLLQWIKKYPKSPAAHIAYSSFLINRAWYFRGEGYANEVPPEAWEPFYENVELARVSLEESKEFASSDPEWYVRMLTIARLQGWSQLEVNKLLKDAVSKEPYYQETYQTAFEYLLPKWSGSFSEAADFADDAATITSKCEGRGMYARIYWRAINLHPEFEENPFGSKISWEKMKAGFEDIIALYPDAWNINNYARFACLAEDKETTRTLLARIGDKPILEAWPEQTTFSDCQTWASEP from the coding sequence ATGCTTAAAATAAGAAAAGCTACTTCTTTGACATTATTATTTCTTCTTTCGGGATGCCATATTCTCCCATTAACCATTACGCTATCTACCACCAAAACTTCTATTTCCTCAGACATACCTGCCTCGACCATGCCTTGTGTTCAGGCTCAGAGTTCTGAACAATCGGAATTATTGACCAGGGAAAGTATTTACTCACAAGCAGAAACTGCTTTGTCGTCTAGTGACTTTGAAAAATTAGAAAGTTATTATAGTCTATACAGACAAAGAACAAGTCGAACACCGAACGGTCGATGGAAACTCCAGCTTTTCTATGACGGACTTTTTCCCGCTGATTACAATCATGAGAAAGATTGGACAAGCTTTGAAGCAAAGTTGTTGCAATGGATCAAAAAATACCCCAAATCGCCTGCTGCACATATTGCATATAGCTCATTTCTCATAAACCGCGCTTGGTATTTTAGAGGAGAAGGATATGCTAATGAGGTTCCTCCAGAAGCATGGGAACCTTTTTATGAAAATGTTGAATTGGCTAGAGTAAGCCTAGAAGAGAGTAAGGAGTTTGCTAGTAGCGATCCCGAGTGGTATGTCCGAATGCTAACTATAGCTAGATTGCAAGGCTGGAGCCAACTAGAGGTCAATAAGCTTCTAAAGGACGCTGTATCCAAAGAACCCTACTATCAGGAAACTTACCAAACGGCCTTCGAGTATTTGTTGCCTAAGTGGAGTGGCAGTTTTAGCGAGGCTGCTGACTTTGCGGATGATGCAGCCACTATAACCAGTAAGTGCGAAGGAAGAGGGATGTATGCTCGTATTTACTGGAGAGCAATTAACTTGCATCCCGAGTTTGAGGAGAACCCGTTCGGTTCAAAAATAAGTTGGGAGAAAATGAAGGCGGGTTTTGAGGACATTATCGCTCTTTATCCAGATGCGTGGAACATAAATAACTACGCTAGATTTGCTTGCTTAGCCGAAGACAAGGAAACAACAAGAACATTGCTTGCCCGGATAGGCGATAAACCTATATTAGAGGCTTGGCCAGAGCAAACCACTTTTTCTGATTGCCAAACATGGGCTTCTGAACCATGA